The following proteins come from a genomic window of Stigmatopora nigra isolate UIUO_SnigA chromosome 9, RoL_Snig_1.1, whole genome shotgun sequence:
- the LOC144201452 gene encoding polyamine-transporting ATPase 13A3-like translates to MKVRRMKILNQGLDDELEVWGYRWCAWKLILMAAGGVCSGGLLLLPLYWLPSWGVRATCAQSSLRRAQVLLLRTTDDFKQWFGTRVRLMSAPGTSPFRDGRADGEDGWRNGRVQPAQVRYFSHHSLKYYWCERSQSFKSYRGLEDTEPTCGQLHSGHASGLCQRLRDYRALFFGSNEIDVKIPPIPKLLLREVLNPFYIFQLFSFALWSMEGYFLYSLSILSLTLLVIAATLYGIRRNYFKLRRMVAVHGAVQVSVCRGKEGVEKVTSSELVPGDVLALPPGGCYVPCDAALLCGSCTVDESMLTGESSPLTKSSVPSSGEAAKEAYGAEEHKRHTLFCGSRVLRSCGDQPVRALVVRTGFRTEKGQLVRSILYPRPTDFKLHRDATHFMLCMGAVAAVGFVTAVVFDVRNQVPVEYLLFNCLNLLTVVLCPILPLTLTVGLYEAQRRLKRMGIYCVSPQRINMAGQLDLVCFDKTGTLTEDTLDLWAIQRAQGGTFGPPDTEMDAGSLADTAFLACMSTCHSLVAVEGKLRGDALDLRAFAATGSVLEEPTEKEAQMYGGACAVVRRPEQSLEWGVLRRFPFSSALRRMSVVVRQLGRDHGHDVYLKGAPETVARLCEAGTVPPDFSQTLETYTQRGLRVIALAHRRLESGASVQSLGREQVESGAHFLGLIILFNKMKERTPDVLLDLRRANIRTLMATGDNLSTAVSVARECGMVGAREKVIVADAAPPGEEKPASVTWRYSDDPVVADLGMNQVHFAVDGSPSAEEPPGYHFAVSGPSYDVIARHFPELLPKLLLRATVFARMTPEQKTHLVQGLQNMDYMVGMCGDGANDCGALKKAHIGISLSELEASVASSFTSSVGDVSCVTAVIREGRAALVTSFCVFKFVALYSLITFCCLIQLYAVASNFGDYQFLSVDIGSGILLPCTICLNPTCRKLARRLPPTRLICGPVLFSVVSQTVNCLIFQMLAVHLVQGQPWYPTTDPHSCLESGSEDPFSFEVVEGDDAYIRTFENTSLFYVVHFQCLAVGVAFVKGRPFREPTYKNWPFMLSCAAMGAAVLLVMLYPFRDFDDHMLISCIPYSWRLTLLVIMLVHAVTAIVLECVIVDVLWDIVARKVRAKKRRAVLHEQSRRGVFSKVSAAPKRPVKVKYKSLAVKLREEEEEWPPAPSSVTFSAAPPHLHTSVGL, encoded by the exons ATGAAGGTGCGGCGAATGAAGATCCTCAATCAAGGCTTGGACGACGAGTTG GAGGTTTGGGGCTACCGCTGGTGCGCGTGGAAGCTGATCCTGATGGCGGCGGGCGGCGTGTGCAGCGGCGGCCTCCTCCTGCTGCCGCTCTACTGGTTGCCCAGCTGGGGGGTCCGAGCCACTTGTGCCCAAAGCTCGCTGAGGAGAGCCCAAGTGCTGCTGCTCAGGACCACG GACGATTTCAAGCAATGGTTTGGCACCAGAGTGCGCCTGATGTCGGCGCCCGGGACGTCGCCGTTCCGGGACGGCCGGGCCGACGGGGAGGACGGCTGGCGGAACGGCAGAGTGCAACCGGCCCAG GTGCGCTACTTCAGCCACCACAGCCTGAAATACTACTGGTGCGAACGGAGCCAGAGCTTCAAGTCTTATCG GGGTTTGGAGGACACGGAGCCCACCTGCGGCCAGCTTCACAGCGGGCACGCTTCCGGACTCTGCCAGAGGCTTCGAGACTACCG CGCCTTGTTCTTTGGCTCCAACGAGATTGACGTCAAGATCCCGCCCATTCCTAAACTTTTACTCAGAGAG GTCTTGAATCCCTTTTACATCTTCCAACTGTTCAGTTTCGCTCTGTGGAGTATGGAGGGTTACTTCCTTTATTCCTTGTCCATATTGTCACTGACCCTTCTGGTCATCGCCGCCACCTTGTACGGCATCCGAAGG AATTACTTCAAGTTGCGTCGGATGGTGGCCGTGCACGGCGCCGTGCAAGTTTCCGTGTGCAGGGGAAAGGAAG GCGTGGAAAAGGTGACCTCGTCGGAGCTGGTCCCCGGCGACGTCCTGGCCCTGCCGCCCGGCGGCTGCTACGTGCCCTGCGACGCCGCGCTCCTCTGCGGCAGCTGCACCGTGGACGAGAGCATGTTGACGG GGGAGAGCTCGCCCCTGACCAAAAGCAGCGTCCCCAGCTCGGGGGAGGCGGCCAAGGAGGCGTACGGCGCCGAAGAGCACAAGCGCCACACCCTCTTCTGCGGCTCGCGCGTCCTCCGGAGCTGCGGCGACCAGCCGGTCCGGGCGCTGGTGGTCCGGACGG GCTTCCGTACGGAAAAGGGCCAGCTGGTGCGCTCCATCCTGTACCCCAGGCCCACCGACTTCAAGCTGCACCGCGACGCCACGCACTTCATGCTGTGCATGGGGGCGGTGGCGGCCGTGGGCTTTGTGACGGCGGTGGTCTTTGACGTCCGAAACCAG GTTCCCGTGGAGTACCTGCTGTTCAATTGTCTGAACCTGCTGACGGTGGTCCTGTGCCCCATCTTGCCCCTGACCCTGACGGTGGGTCTTTACGAGGCGCAGCGCCGCCTCAAGCGAATGGGCATCTATTGCGTCAGCCCGCAGAGGATCAACATGGCCGGTCAGCTGGACCTGGTCTGCTTTGACAAG ACCGGCACCCTCACCGAGGACACTCTGGACCTGTGGGCAATTCAGAGAGCCCAAGGCGGCAC GTTCGGCCCCCCCGACACGGAGATGGACGCGGGGAGTCTAGCGGACACGGCTTTTCTGGCCTGCATGTCCACCTGCCACTCGCTGGTCGCCGTGGAGGGGAAACTCCGCGGCGACGCTCTGGATCTCCGGGCCTTCGCCGCCACGGGCTCG GTCCTGGAGGAGCCCACGGAGAAGGAGGCGCAAATGTACGGCGGCGCCTGCGCCGTGGTGAGGCGTCCGGAGCAG TCGCTGGAATGGGGCGTGCTGCGGCGCTTCCCCTTCTCGTCGGCGCTGCGGAGGATGAGTGTGGTGGTCCGGCAGCTGGGACGGGATCACGGCCACGACGTCTACCTGAAGGGGGCGCCCGAAACGGTGGCCCGTCTCTGCGAGGCCGGCACGG TGCCCCCCGATTTCTCCCAAACCCTGGAGACTTACACGCAGAGGGGCTTAAGGGTCATCGCCCTGGCACACCGTCGGCTGGAGTCGGGAGCGTCCGTGCAGAGTCTCGGCCG CGAGCAGGTGGAGAGCGGCGCCCACTTCCTGGGTTTGATCATCTTGTTCAACAAGATGAAAGAACGGACGCCCGACGTCTTGCTGGACTTGCGGCGAGCCAACATTCGAACTTTGATGGCCACGG GCGACAACCTGTCGACGGCCGTCTCGGTGGCCCGGGAGTGCGGGATGGTGGGAGCGCGGGAGAAAGTCATCGTGGCCGACGCCGCCCCCCCGGGCGAGGAGAAGCCCGCCAGCGTCACCTGGCGCTACTCCGACGATCCCGTCGTCGCCGATCTCGGG ATGAACCAAGTCCATTTTGCCGTGGACGGCTCGCCGAGCGCGGAGGAGCCGCCGGGGTACCACTTTGCCGTGAGCGGCCCGTCCTACGACGTCATCGCTCGCCACTTTCCGGAACTGCTGCCCAAG CTTCTCCTGAGAGCTACCGTGTTTGCCCGAATGACTCCGGAGCAGAAGACTCATCTGGTGCAAGGCCTCCAGAACATGGA TTACATGGTGGGGATGTGCGGCGATGGCGCCAACGACTGTGGG GCCTTGAAGAAAGCTCACATCGGGATCTCGCTGTCCGAGCTGGAGGCCTCGGTGGCCTCGTCCTTCACTTCCTCCGTGGGCGACGTGTCTTGCGTCACCGCCGTCATCAG GGAAGGGCGCGCCGCGCTGGTCACCTCTTTCTGCGTCTTCAAATTCGTGGCCCTCTACAGCCTGATCACCTTCTGCTGCCTCATTCAGCTCTACGCG GTGGCCAGCAACTTTGGGGATTACCAGTTTCTTAGCGTGGATATCGGCTCCGGCATATTACTGCCCTGTACCA TCTGCCTGAACCCCACCTGCCGAAAACTGGCGCGGCGCCTGCCCCCGACGCGGCTCATCTGCGGCCCGGTGCTCTTCTCCGTGGTATCGCAGACCGTCAACTGCCTGATCTTCCAGATGCTGGCCGTGCACCTGGTGCAAGGGCAGCCTTGGTATCCCACCACCGATCCCCA TTCCTGTTTGGAGAGCGGCTCGGAGGACCCGTTCAGCTTCGAGGTGGTGGAAGGTGACGACGCCTACATCCGCACCTTTGAGAACACCAGCCTCTTCTACGTGGTCCACTTCCAGTGTCTGGCCGTGGGCGTGGCCTTTGTCAAAGGCAGGCCCTTCCGAGAGCCCACTTATAAAAATT GGCCTTTCATGTTGAGCTGCGCGGCGATGGGGGCGGCCGTCCTCTTGGTGATGCTCTACCCCTTCCGTGACTTCGACGACCACATGCTG ATTTCCTGCATTCCTTACAGCTGGCGCCTGACGCTCCTGGTCATCATGCTGGTGCACGCGGTCACGGCCATCGTACTGGAA TGTGTCATCGTGGACGTCCTGTGGGATATCGTGGCCCGCAAAGTGCGTGCCAAGAAGAGGCGCGCTGTCCTCCACGAGCAG AGCCGGCGCGGTGTCTTCTCCAAAGTGTCGGCGGCTCCAAAGCGTCCCGTGAAGGTGAAATACAAGAGCCTGGCTGTGAAATtacgggaggaggaggaggagtggcCCCCCGCGCCCTCCAGCGTCACCTTTTCCGCCGCCCCCCCACACTTGCACACCTCCGTGGGCCTTTGA
- the LOC144201453 gene encoding uncharacterized protein LOC144201453 isoform X1, translating into MKSLFGDSSPLHSGLERPSWPAISLISAQAPKMDTRSQATFSPPPPPLLPLPPLLPPLLLLLLVPARWSRADCPDGCQCFAVERVLCAERGASSPPANLSREAREVVIMTSALRYLYAGALEGSPRLTRLIFLNNALRGVHSQAFRNLRQLGELEISGNPELDGLFPGTFSQQGNLSHLQLNHNGFRTLPPGTFGPLERLESLRLRANLLRHLPPRLFHGLGKLELLDLSLNQIQHLDARAFAGLSRLRVLKLGHNRLGNVSSPAFRHLARLSELHLEGNAISRLPDRVFWPLPQLEVLNLRGNLLSALDDGALGPEASNLTLLDLRGNRLARLSPRSLSAATSLSRLLLSSNGLAALPAELFRKLGALECLDLSENRLAWLPEGIFWGLRNLTAIHLQKNQLSGLDAALFRDQETVRQLYLFDNRLSNLPAGLLERSWSSSPSSSSSPSPSSPPPSTTLRLHGNPWECDCRARYLHGLLLGERRVAVVERADRVLCQSPRHLSKHPLASVPVEELVCHERAAEPGRCLLLWSAAGEPTLRCRLEKCPPPAIRLQLLEDDGAVEEHLWRREASGCADATPTSTTPAP; encoded by the exons ATGAAGTCATTGTTTGGCGATTCAAGTCCACTCCACAGTGGTTTGGAGCGCCCCAGCTGGCCAGCAATCAGCTTGATTTCGGCCCAAG CTCCCAAAATGGACACCCGATCGCAGGCCACTTtctctccgccgccgccgccgctgctcccgctgccgccgctgctgccgccgctgctgctgctCCTGCTCGTGCCGGCGCGGTGGTCCCGCGCCGACTGTCCCGACGGATGCCAGTGCTTCGCGGTGGAGCGGGTGCTGTGCGCCGAGCGAGGCGCCTCCTCGCCGCCGGCCAACCTGTCCCGGGAGGCCAGGGAGGTGGTGATCATGACCTCGGCCCTGCGCTACCTGTACGCCGGCGCCCTGGAGGGCAGCCCCCGCCTGACTCGCCTGATCTTCCTCAACAACGCGCTGCGCGGCGTCCACTCGCAGGCCTTCCGCAACCTGCGGCAACTGGGCGAACTGGAGATCAGCGGGAACCCCGAGCTGGACGGCTTGTTTCCCGGGACCTTCTCCCAGCAGGGCAACCTGAGCCACCTGCAGCTCAACCACAACGGCTTCCGCACCCTGCCGCCCGGCACCTTCGGGCCGCTGGAGCGCCTGGAGAGCCTGCGCTTGAGGGCCAACCTGCTGCGGCACTTGCCCCCGCGGCTCTTCCACGGCCTGGGGAAGCTGGAGCTCTTGGACCTGTCGCTGAATCAAATCCAGCACCTGGACGCCCGGGCCTTTGCCGGCCTGAGCCGGCTGCGGGTCCTCAAGCTGGGCCACAACCGGCTGGGCAACGTCTCGTCCCCGGCCTTCCGTCACCTGGCCCGGCTGAGCGAGCTCCACCTGGAGGGCAACGCCATATCCCGCCTGCCCGACCGAGTCTTCTGGCCGCTGCCCCAGCTGGAGGTGCTCAACCTCCGCGGGAACCTCCTGAGCGCCCTGGACGACGGAGCCCTGGGACCGGAGGCCTCCAACCTCACCCTGCTGGACCTGAGGGGGAACCGGCTGGCGCGGCTGTCCCCGCGCTCCCTGAGCGCCGCCACCTCGCTGAGCCGGCTGCTCTTGTCGTCCAACGGGCTGGCGGCGCTTCCGGCGGAGCTCTTCCGGAAGCTGGGCGCGCTGGAGTGTCTGGATCTGTCGGAAAACCGCCTGGCGTGGCTGCCGGAGGGGATTTTCTGGGGGCTGAGGAACCTGACCGCCATCCACCTCCAGAAAAACCAGCTGAGCGGCCTGGACGCCGCCCTCTTCCGGGACCAGGAGACCGTCCGGCAGCTCTACTTGTTTGACAATCGGCTGAGCAACCTGCCCGCGGGCCTGCTGGAGCGTTCGTGgtcgtcgtcgccgtcgtcgtcgtcgtcgccgtcgccgtcgtcgccgccgccgtcgacCACGCTGCGCCTGCACGGAAACCCGTGGGAGTGCGATTGCCGCGCGCGCTATCTGCACGGCCTGTTGCTGGGCGAGCGGCGGGTGGCGGTGGTGGAAAGGGCAGACAGGGTGCTCTGCCAGAGTCCCCGCCACCTGAGCAAGCATCCGCTGGCGAGCGTCCCCGTGGAAGAGCTGGTCTGCCACGAGCGGGCCGCCGAGCCGGGTCGCTGCCTGCTCCTCTGGTCCGCCGCCGGCGAGCCGACGCTCCGCTGCCGGCTGGAGAAATGTCCCCCGCCGGCCATTCGCCTGCAGTTGCTGGAAGATGACGGCGCCGTTGAAGAGCACCTCTGGCGGAGGGAGGCTTCCGGCTGCGCCGACGCCACGCCCACATCCACAACTCCCGCCCCGTAG
- the LOC144201453 gene encoding uncharacterized protein LOC144201453 isoform X2: protein MDTRSQATFSPPPPPLLPLPPLLPPLLLLLLVPARWSRADCPDGCQCFAVERVLCAERGASSPPANLSREAREVVIMTSALRYLYAGALEGSPRLTRLIFLNNALRGVHSQAFRNLRQLGELEISGNPELDGLFPGTFSQQGNLSHLQLNHNGFRTLPPGTFGPLERLESLRLRANLLRHLPPRLFHGLGKLELLDLSLNQIQHLDARAFAGLSRLRVLKLGHNRLGNVSSPAFRHLARLSELHLEGNAISRLPDRVFWPLPQLEVLNLRGNLLSALDDGALGPEASNLTLLDLRGNRLARLSPRSLSAATSLSRLLLSSNGLAALPAELFRKLGALECLDLSENRLAWLPEGIFWGLRNLTAIHLQKNQLSGLDAALFRDQETVRQLYLFDNRLSNLPAGLLERSWSSSPSSSSSPSPSSPPPSTTLRLHGNPWECDCRARYLHGLLLGERRVAVVERADRVLCQSPRHLSKHPLASVPVEELVCHERAAEPGRCLLLWSAAGEPTLRCRLEKCPPPAIRLQLLEDDGAVEEHLWRREASGCADATPTSTTPAP, encoded by the coding sequence ATGGACACCCGATCGCAGGCCACTTtctctccgccgccgccgccgctgctcccgctgccgccgctgctgccgccgctgctgctgctCCTGCTCGTGCCGGCGCGGTGGTCCCGCGCCGACTGTCCCGACGGATGCCAGTGCTTCGCGGTGGAGCGGGTGCTGTGCGCCGAGCGAGGCGCCTCCTCGCCGCCGGCCAACCTGTCCCGGGAGGCCAGGGAGGTGGTGATCATGACCTCGGCCCTGCGCTACCTGTACGCCGGCGCCCTGGAGGGCAGCCCCCGCCTGACTCGCCTGATCTTCCTCAACAACGCGCTGCGCGGCGTCCACTCGCAGGCCTTCCGCAACCTGCGGCAACTGGGCGAACTGGAGATCAGCGGGAACCCCGAGCTGGACGGCTTGTTTCCCGGGACCTTCTCCCAGCAGGGCAACCTGAGCCACCTGCAGCTCAACCACAACGGCTTCCGCACCCTGCCGCCCGGCACCTTCGGGCCGCTGGAGCGCCTGGAGAGCCTGCGCTTGAGGGCCAACCTGCTGCGGCACTTGCCCCCGCGGCTCTTCCACGGCCTGGGGAAGCTGGAGCTCTTGGACCTGTCGCTGAATCAAATCCAGCACCTGGACGCCCGGGCCTTTGCCGGCCTGAGCCGGCTGCGGGTCCTCAAGCTGGGCCACAACCGGCTGGGCAACGTCTCGTCCCCGGCCTTCCGTCACCTGGCCCGGCTGAGCGAGCTCCACCTGGAGGGCAACGCCATATCCCGCCTGCCCGACCGAGTCTTCTGGCCGCTGCCCCAGCTGGAGGTGCTCAACCTCCGCGGGAACCTCCTGAGCGCCCTGGACGACGGAGCCCTGGGACCGGAGGCCTCCAACCTCACCCTGCTGGACCTGAGGGGGAACCGGCTGGCGCGGCTGTCCCCGCGCTCCCTGAGCGCCGCCACCTCGCTGAGCCGGCTGCTCTTGTCGTCCAACGGGCTGGCGGCGCTTCCGGCGGAGCTCTTCCGGAAGCTGGGCGCGCTGGAGTGTCTGGATCTGTCGGAAAACCGCCTGGCGTGGCTGCCGGAGGGGATTTTCTGGGGGCTGAGGAACCTGACCGCCATCCACCTCCAGAAAAACCAGCTGAGCGGCCTGGACGCCGCCCTCTTCCGGGACCAGGAGACCGTCCGGCAGCTCTACTTGTTTGACAATCGGCTGAGCAACCTGCCCGCGGGCCTGCTGGAGCGTTCGTGgtcgtcgtcgccgtcgtcgtcgtcgtcgccgtcgccgtcgtcgccgccgccgtcgacCACGCTGCGCCTGCACGGAAACCCGTGGGAGTGCGATTGCCGCGCGCGCTATCTGCACGGCCTGTTGCTGGGCGAGCGGCGGGTGGCGGTGGTGGAAAGGGCAGACAGGGTGCTCTGCCAGAGTCCCCGCCACCTGAGCAAGCATCCGCTGGCGAGCGTCCCCGTGGAAGAGCTGGTCTGCCACGAGCGGGCCGCCGAGCCGGGTCGCTGCCTGCTCCTCTGGTCCGCCGCCGGCGAGCCGACGCTCCGCTGCCGGCTGGAGAAATGTCCCCCGCCGGCCATTCGCCTGCAGTTGCTGGAAGATGACGGCGCCGTTGAAGAGCACCTCTGGCGGAGGGAGGCTTCCGGCTGCGCCGACGCCACGCCCACATCCACAACTCCCGCCCCGTAG
- the cldn1 gene encoding claudin-1, with product MANGGIQLLGFSLAFLGLVGTMASTVMVEWKASSYAGDNIITAQALYEGLWKSCASQSTGQVQCKVYDSLLQLPAIVLGTRGLMLAAILLGLIGVTVAMVGMKCTTCLAERPLQKDKVALGSGVVLILAGLLALVGTSWYGHRIARDFYNPFTPTNSKYEFGSALFVGWGAAILMAIGGGFLCCHCPGAKSAKAPRYPPASGAAGRSDKDYV from the exons ATGGCCAACGGCGGGATCCAACTCCTGGGCTTCTCGCTGGCCTTCCTGGGCTTGGTGGGGACCATGGCGTCCACGGTCATGGTGGAGTGGAAGGCCTCGTCTTACGCCGGAGACAACATCATCACGGCCCAGGCGCTCTACGAGGGCCTGTGGAAGTCGTGCGCCTCGCAGAGCACGGGACAGGTTCAGTGCAAGGTCTACGATTCGCTTCTCCAGCTGCCGG CCATCGTGTTGGGAACCCGAGGACTGATGCTGGCGGCCATCCTGCTGGGCCTGATCGGCGTGACGGTGGCCATGGTGGGCATGAAGTGCACCACCTGTCTGGCCGAGCGACCCCTACAAAAAGACAAAGTGGCGCTGGGCAGCGGCGTGGTCCTCATCCTGGCCG GCCTGCTGGCTCTGGTGGGAACGTCCTGGTACGGGCACAGGATCGCTCGGGACTTTTACAACCCCTTCACGCCGACCAATTCCAA GTACGAATTCGGGAGCGCCCTGTTCGTGGGATGGGGAGCCGCCATCCTGATGGCCATCGGGGGAGGCTTCCTGTGCTGCCACTGCCCCGGCGCCAAGTCGGCCAAGGCGCCGCGTTACCCGCCGGCGTCCGGCGCGGCCGGCCGCTCGGACAAAGACTACGTGTAG
- the bcl6ab gene encoding BCL6A transcription repressor b codes for MALTANGCVQFTRHAGDVLLNFNRLRSRNMLTDITVRVDGQLFCAHKAVLVACSGFFYSVFMNPENSRLGAISLDPKVDPKSFSSLLDFMYTSRLNLTDGALANTMNAALYLQMEHVADTCRRFLSSRPPLDAQVGEDGSATFPPEHAEKSATWPPQPERSVFRGINTSGSYRVYGEPRGSPRAGPLSSPPAGAFLPGPAAEGDGVGRPAARGGGGEAAGPLRSHCQPDSPTESSSSGNAGLSPGRPARCPQGGQVRNWKKFKFIVMNRSADDEEEEEEEAEGAATTGTATGDQPPTEEMTGDQNPGDGHRKCSSCGRDSPRGHQEARLSPDASHVELSPSSREEDSPTEKEPAAPRKKPYKCDCCQAAFRYKGNLASHKTVHTGAKPYCCDICGAQFNRPANLKTHARIHSGEKPYKCDTCGSRFVQVAHLRAHVLIHTGEKPYPCEICGTHFRHLQTLKSHMRIHTGEKPYHCEKCDLRFRHKSQLRLHLRQKHGAVTNTKAPYRQVS; via the exons ATGGCGTTGACGGCAAACGGCTGTGTTCAGTTCACGCGCCACGCCGGCGACGTCCTTCTCAACTTCAACCGCCTGCGCAGCCGGAATATGCTGACGGACATCACGGTGCGAGTGGACGGCCAGCTCTTCTGCGCTCACAAGGCCGTCTTGGTGGCCTGCAG CGGCTTCTTCTACTCGGTCTTCATGAACCCCGAGAACAGCCGCCTGGGCGCCATCAGCCTGGACCCCAAAGTGGACCCCAAGAGCTTTTCCAGCCTCTTGGACTTCATGTACACGTCTCGCCTCAACCTGACGGACGGCGCCTTGGCCAACACCATGAACGCCGCCCTCTACCTCCAGATGGAGCACGTGGCCGACACCTGCCGCAGGTTCCTGTCTTCCAG gCCGCCTTTGGACGCACAGGTGGGAGAGGACGGGAGCGCCACGTTCCCCCCCGAGCACGCGGAAAAGAGCGCCACGTGGCCCCCTCAGCCGGAGCGCAGCGTTTTTCGCGGCATCAACACCTCGGGCTCCTATCGCGTCTACGGCGAGCCCCGGGGTTCCCCGCGGGCGGGCCCGCTCTCCTCGCCGCCCGCCGGCGCCTTCCTCCCCGGCCCGGCCGCCGAGGGAGACGGCGTGGGGCGGCCGGCGgcccgcggcggcggcggcgaagcCGCCGGCCCCCTCAGGTCCCACTGCCAGCCCGACTCGCCCACCGAGTCCAGCAGCAGCGGCAACGCCGGACTGAGCCCGGGCCGCCCCGCCCGTTGCCCTCAAGGAGGCCAAGTGCGCAATTGGAAGAAGTTCAAGTTCATCGTGATGAACAGAAGTGCcgacgacgaggaggaagaggaggaagaggcggAGGGGGCGGCCACCACGGGGACGGCCACGGGCGACCAGCCACCGACGGAAGAAATGACCGGGGACCAGAACCCTGGCGACGG GCACCGCAAATGCTCATCGTGCGGGCGCGACAGCCCCCGGGGCCACCAGGAGGCGCGCCTCTCTCCCGACGCCTCCCACGTCGAGCTGTCTCCGTCGAGCCGCG AGGAGGATTCCCCCACAGAGAAGGAGCCGGCGGCGCCCAGGAAGAAGCCGTACAAGTGCGACTGTTGCCAGGCCGCCTTCCGCTACAAGGGCAACCTGGCCAGCCACAAGACGGTTCACACGG GCGCCAAGCCGTACTGCTGCGACATCTGCGGCGCTCAGTTCAACCGGCCGGCCAACCTGAAGACCCACGCGCGCATCCACTCCGGGGAGAAACCGTACAAGTGCGACACCTGCGGTTCCAGATTCGTCCAA GTGGCCCACCTTCGCGCCCACGTCCTCATTCACACGGGAGAGAAGCCGTACCCTTGCGAAATCTGCGGCACTCACTTTCGCCACCTGCAGACGCTCAAGAGTCACATGCGCATTCACACCGGAGAGAAGCCTTATCAC TGCGAAAAGTGCGACCTGCGCTTCCGCCACAAGAGCCAGCTGAGGCTTCACCTCCGACAGAAGCACGGCGCCGTCACCAATACCAAGGCGCCGTACCGCCAAGTCTCCTGA
- the cmpk gene encoding UMP-CMP kinase — MICRLLKNVAGYRLSGYRAFTSASVSAIASAAMKKPQVVFVLGGPGAGKGTQCAKIVENYNYTHLSAGDLLRAERAREGSQSGLLIANFIKEGKIVPVEITIDLLKRAMEEIMKKDEQKYRFLIDGFPRNEDNLQGWNKVMDGNAHVNFVLFFDCADQVCIDRCLERGKSSGRSDDNRESLEKRIQTYLRSTRPIIDLYQKQGKVRCVDASKSVDEVFADVRGILDKEG, encoded by the exons ATGATCTGCCGTTTGCTGAAGAACGTCGCCGGGTATAGGCTCTCGGGTTACCGGGCGTTTACGTCTGCGTCAGTGTCCGCTATCGCCTCCGCCGCGATGAAGAAACCGCAGGTCGTGTTCGTGCTGGGCGGGCCGGGCGCCGGCAAAGGCACCCAATGCGCCAAAATCGTCGAG AACTACAACTACACCCACCTGTCGGCCGGAGATCTCCTGAGGGCGGAGCGGGCCAGGGAGGGCTCCCAGTCTGGCCTCCTCATCGCCAACTTCATCAAGGAAGGCAAAATCGTCCCCGTGGAGATCACCATCGACCTGCTGAAAAGG GCCATGGAAGAGATCATGAAAAAGGATGAGCAAAAGTACCGTTTCCTGATCGACGGCTTCCCTCGCAACGAGGACAATCTCCAGGGTTGGAACAAAGTCATGGACGGGAACGCGCACGTCAACTTTGTGCTCTTCTTCGACTGCGCCGACCAA GTGTGCATCGACAGGTGTTTAGAACGGGGCAAGAGCAGCGGCCGCTCCGACGACAACAGGGAAAGTCTGGAGAAACG AATCCAGACTTACCTGCGCTCCACGCGACCCATCATCGATCTGTACCAGAAGCAAGGCAAGGTGCGCTGCGTGGATGCCTCCAAGTCTGTCGACGAG GTGTTTGCCGACGTCAGAGGCATCCTGGACAAGGAGGGCTGA
- the fam78ba gene encoding protein FAM78B, with protein sequence MLSGGRGQAGTPAPPRGGDPCARRRPGVVGRLPALWPALLAACAMGCIQSIACKPRLRRENIVVYEVSASIDQCPTVVEENSPIVLRYKTPYFRASAGVVMPPVPRNETWVVGWIQACTQMEFYNTYGDIGMSSWELPELREGRVKAISDSDGVSYPWYGNTTETVTLSGPTSKPSRLTVSMNDNFYPSVTWAVPISNSNTPMLTHITRDQSFITWLVAINSVTKERIVLQTVRWRMRVDIGVEPDMPLGSRASLVGGAYQEQPHILNYQEPIPPNALGRPNANDAQVLMWRPRRGAPLVVIPPK encoded by the exons ATGCTGAGTGGCGGTCGGGGCCAGGCCGGAACACCCGCCCCTCCACGCGGGGGGGACCCATGCGCACGTCGCCGCCCGGGCGTCGTCGGACGGCTCCCCGCTCTGTGGCCGGCTCTGCTGGCCGCCTGCGCCATGGGCTGCATCCAGAGCATCGCCTGCAAGCCCCGCCTCCGGCGGGAGAACATCGTGGTCTACGAGGTGTCGGCCTCCATCGACCAGTGCCCCACCGTGGTGGAGGAGAACTCGCCCATCGTCCTGCGCTACAAGACGCCCTACTTCCGGGCCTCGGCGGGGGTGGTCATGCCCCCCGTGCCCCGGAATGAAACTTGGGTGGTGGGCTGGATTCAGGCCTGCACGCAGATGGAGTTTTACAACACCTACGGCGACATTGGCAT GTCCAGCTGGGAGCTGCCGGAGCTGCGAGAGGGCCGCGTGAAGGCCATCAGCGACTCGGACGGCGTCAGCTACCCGTGGTACGGCAACACCACCGAGACGGTGACCCTCAGCGGCCCCACCTCCAAGCCCTCGCGCCTGACGGTCAGCATGAACGACAACTTCTACCCCAGCGTGACCTGGGCCGTCCCCATCAGCAACAGCAACACGCCCATGCTCACCCACATCACCCGGGACCAGAGCTTCATCACCTGGCTGGTGGCCATCAACTCTGTCACCAAG GAACGCATCGTGCTACAGACGGTGCGCTGGCGAATGCGGGTGGACATCGGCGTGGAGCCCGACATGCCGCTGGGCTCCCGGGCCTCGCTGGTGGGCGGGGCTTATCAGGAGCAGCCGCACATCCTCAACTACCAGGAGCCCATCCCTCCCAACGCCCTGGGCCGACCCAACGCCAACGACGCCCAGGTGCTCATGTGGAGACCGCGGCGAGGCGCGCCGCTGGTGGTCATACCGCCCAAATGA